GACATCACGCGGCAGCCACTTCCCTTATAAAGACCTGAGAGTGACGTTACTTCCGGGGCACGTGCAGGCTGGAGAAGGCCGGAAGTGGCTCCAGCCCTACTTGGTGGCGGGGCGGAGTCAAGGAGGGGCTTCGCGGGGTTTCCGCACTTGGTTCTGGAGTGCTTGCTTGAGAGTTAGTTTGGGAGGCTCTCCTGGCTGGAGAGTGGTTGGTTAGTAgctctgaaatttaaatttcagataaacaaccaATAATTATTTAGTGTAGGCATGTCTCAAATATTGTGTGGAacatacattattaaaaatttctcGTTTATTTGaagttcaaatttaactggacGTCTTGTGTTTTAACCCTTGAAGACCCTCCATTCTCACCCCCCATCCTCTCCTGGGCCCTGGTAGACCGTGGCCAGGCTGGGGTCCTCTAGGCTTGTGTCCATCTGGGAAACAGGTACAAAGTTCACCCAGGCTGTCAAGTTGTTGCTAGATTCTAAGCCGCTTTTGGTTCCTAGCCCAATGGGCCAGTCCCAGGGGCTCCCTGGCAAAAGCTGAGCCCATTTTCTGAGTCCCCAAGTCAGCGTCCTCTGTGTTCCCTTTCAGGGCTGGAGTCAGGCAGCATTTGGTCTTATGGGAGAGGTGAGAACCATGCTGGCGAGATGGCTGAGGGCTACAGGTTGTTAGGTTTTTTGAGTGTGGGATAAAGTGTCTTGGGTTCAGACTTTCTGTATTGACCGGGGCAGCTTCAGAGAGGCCAAGGATGTCAAGGGGGAAGCATGAGTCTTTGATCCCACCTCTCATTTTGCACATGAGGCCCAATGAAAACAGGAGCTGTCACCGTTGTGGAGCTGGAGCTGCAGTTAGCCACTAGCATTTACAGGGGGCATTGTTAAAGTAGATGCCTTTTTTAGAGATGACCTCTTTGGGGCTTCATTGTCCCTGAACTCGTTTACAGCCTCCTGACCTTCACCCCAAGGCTTCTTTGGCGTTTACCTTGCCCAGTGGGGAAAAAGACTATTTGGCCTCAGCTGTAGGAGCCTGGCCTTTCCTGCTCCAGACACTCGGCTCTCACTCCTGTGGGTGGGTGGTTTGTATGACCCAAGACTTGTCTTGTTAGAGCGAAATGCGTGTTCTCGGCAGGGCTGGGTCTGGCCAGCCAAGTAGGTGGAAGGGTGCTCTTTTCTGCCCGGCGGCTTGGGCTCGGCCTCAGTGTGGTGTCTAGGGACTTCTGTAAGTTTCCAGCATGAGCCAGTCTTTGCTGCCACTTCTCATTTGAACCTGAACCTTTTGCTAGACTGGCCGTGGAGCGCTGGGATTCCTCAGGCTGTGTGTCCTGAGGATGTGCTCTGAGCCTGCCTGTCAGTGCTCCTTTGAGCCTACAGCCTCCCTGCACAGACCTAGCCTACCCAGGCTTCCCAGCCCGGATCTGCGAGCCAGTGACACAGAGCATGCCACAGGTCGtaaggctcagtcagttggtggGACAGCCAGCAGCCTCTTGGCAACAGAAGTGATAAAGAGGCTGGGACGCGGTCCCAGAAAGGGGTGTTGCCTCTAGATGAAAGCTCAGAAGTACAGTGGGTGGAAAAGGGGTGGGGCAGGAGCCGGAGATAGGAATTGCTGCCTCTGTGAATGATTAACTCTCGGGCCAGAACGGGTGGCCCAGGGGGAGGGCTCAGCTAACAGAACCTTTGGACTCAGGGCAGAGTGGCCAGAGGGCCGGAGGATAGCCTGCAGAAGAGGAGGCTATGGTAGGTGGCAGGCTTGGGCTCTGAGAACTGGCATGAGATCAGGCAGCTGAGGGCCTCAGAGAGTCTTGGGCTGGCAGATGGCCCACTGCAGTAGCCCCTGTGGGGTCCAGCGGCCCCAAGCCCTCAGAGAGGTGGCTTTTGGCGGGGGGGTGGTCTGTCTCTGGTCTTGCTTCCAGCAGCCTCAGTGGTGCTTTCTTCCCCCTAGGCAGCCATGGATGCCCGGTGGTGCTGAGAGCAGTGGGGCATGGCTGTGGTCCTGCAGGTTCTGCCCTGCGTGGCCCGAGCCCCCTTACGCCCACTCCTCATGGGGAGCCCGGTGGTCCGGCTGGCCAGTGGCATGGCCCTGGCAGAGCAGGCACAGCAGCTCTTTGAGAGCACTGTGGGGGCCGTGCTTCCAGGCCCCATGCTGCACCGGGCACTGAGCTTGGATCCTGGCAGTGGGCTGCTGAAGGTGCGGGATCGGAGCTTTCAACTGCGTCAAAACCTCTACCTGGTGGGCTTTGGCAAGGCTGTGCTGGGCATGGCCGCTGCAGCTGAGGAGCTCCTGGGCCAGCATCTCGTGCAGGGTGTGATCAGCGTGCCCAAGGGGATTCGTGCTGCCATGGAGCGTGCTGGCAAGCAGTAAGGAGCCTTGGGGGGAGGCTTCTGCCCACTGTGCCCCGGGAGGGGAATCCAATGCTGGATcaggcctccctccctcaccagCCTCCCATTTGTTCAGGGTCTGGACTGGCTCCGGGATGGGTGTCAGTTGGCCTTCCTCACCCGTACAGCTGAGAAATCAGGTGGGAGGAAAGGAGCCCACCTCATCTCTTGctgtctgttttctctctctcttcagggAGATGCTGCTGAAGCCACACAGCCGTGTCCAGGTATTTGAGGGTGCAGAGGACAACTTGCCAGACCGAGATGCACTTCGGGCTGCACTGGCCATCCGGCAGCTGGCAGAAGGTCTCACAGCTGAcgatctcctgcttgtactcaTCTCAGGTGTGGGTGCCACATTGGCTCAGGACAGTGTagcggggggtggtggtggttgcaAATACCAGGTCTGTGAGAGATGGTTGGTCCGAgcccccagggtcacagagcaaGGGAGACAGTAAGGAGCCTAGATGGCTGATCTCTGGGTGGCCCTGGGCAGGCCCTGGCCTCCCTGGAGCTATGGGGTCCTCCCCTGACTGACTTTGTTTGGTGACCATGGGAGGGAATATAGGGAGCATGTAATCAGGCTGTCACGGGTAAATTTTCCCTGCTGTTGCTGCCATCTGTGCCAGGGTGACCTGGGGCTAGAACCCAGGTCTCTAGCTCCTGTGGAATCCGTCCTTGGTCTCAGTGTCTCCTCTTGGTCTACTCTATTTCAAGCGCTAAAGGAATCGTTCTTCCGGTGCCTGCTGGGACCTGGGCTGCGAAGCAGAGCACAGCCTCAGGTGCCCAGGTTGTGGTGACTGTATACACGTTCCCTACATGTCCACACGGGGTCACCCTAACCCCAGCTTTCCATTAGCCCCTTCCCTAATGTGGGTACTGCTTGCCTGCTTCCTTAAGTGGGGAGGTTCCTTTGCAGTCTTATCCCCTCTGCCCAATTTCTTCACTGTCTCTGCAGGTGGGGGCTCAGCCTTGCTCCCTGCCCCTATTCCGCCTGTGACACTGGAAGAAAAGCAGACACTCACCAAGCTGCTGGCAGCCCGTGGAGCCAACATCCAGGAGCTGAACACCATACGGAAGGCCTTGTCCCAGCTCAAGGGTGGGGGGCTGGCTCAGGCTGCCTACCCTGCCCAGGTGTGTGGGTCCCTGCTTCCCTAGGCAGCCCTGGGCTGGTAGAGCCAGACCCACGTGCCAGGGAGACAAAAGCCTGGAACAGCGTACAAATTGGCAGGATCCCAGTGTGGGAGTCCACAGGGCTGGCTGGGAGGGGCGCCAGAGAGGATGGGAGTGGGGTGTCCAGATGGCCACATGTTCTGCAGACCCCCGGGAGAGGGGTCAGAATACGTGGCAGCTTGTCCTCAGTGACCGTGGGGTGAGGCACCGGAGGGACTGAGCCTTGCCTCTGCGACCCTTCCCCAGGTGGTGAGCCTGATTTTGTCAGACGTGGTGGGGGACCCGGTGGAGGTGATCGCCAGCGGCCCCACTGTGGCCAGCGTCCACAGCGTGCAAGACTGCCTGCACATCCTCAATCACTACGGCCTTCGAGCTGCCCTGCCCCGTTCCGTGAAGACCGTGTTGGCTCGGTCTGACTCTGACCCTCATGGGCCGCATAGCTGTGGTCACGTGCTCAACGTGATCATTGGCTCAAATGCGCTGGCCCTGGCTGAGGCCCAGCGGCAGGCCGAGGCACTGGGGTACCGGGCTCTGGTGCTGAGCGCAGCCATACAGGGTGACGTGAAAAGCGTGGCCCGGTTCTACGGGTTGCTTACCCGAGTGGCCGGAGCCCACCTCACCCCGCCTGGGACTGGGGCCTCCGTGGAGGAGGAACAACAACTCTGGGAGCTGGCAGCTGAGCTCCAGCTCCCAGACTTGCAGCTCAAGGAGGCTCTGGAGGCTGTGGTGGGGGCCGGGGGCCCCGTCTGCCTATTGGCTGGTGGTGAGCCCACCGTGCAGTTGCAGGGCTCAGGAAAGGGTGGCCGGAACCAGGAACTGGCTCTGCGTGTCGGAGCAGAGCTGGAGCAACGACCACTGGGACCTCTGGAGGTGCTGTTTTTGAGTGGTGGCACCGATGGACAGGATGGGCCCACAGAGGCAGCTGGGGCCTGGGTCGTGCCTGAGCTTGCCAGCCAGGCTGCCGCTGAGGGCCTGGACGTGGCTGCCTTCCTATCCCGCAATGACTCTCATACCTTCTTCCGCTGCTTCCGCGGTGGGGTGCACCTGCTGCACACAGGGCTGACTGGGACCAACGTCATGGACGCCCACCTCCTGTTCCTGCGGCCACGGTGATGGCGTGGATCATGGTTGAGTGCAGAGGAGACATACGGGGCAGCAACCTAGGGCAGACCAGGGTTGGTCCCCAAGACCTAACCAGGCCTGAGGGCCCCTTCTGTCCTTGGCGGTGGCTGCTCCGTTGACCCCGGGCCTCTGTTCTGTGCTCGTTCCCCCAGCCAGACTGGCAGATGGGggccctcttctctccctcctcttggcCATGACAGCAGCTAACCCTGAAGATTGGGATGAGCCCCTTGGCCCGTTGGCTATTCCTGGTCTTCTCCCCAACAGCAGGCAACCCCTCTGCCGAGCTCTTGCGTGTCTTTTCTATGGGGTGAAGTGAGAAGGACTGCAAATAAACAGAGCCATACCATgggttctctgtgtcttctccctcAGAGCAAAGACTCTGAGCTGCCGGAAATGGGGTCAGGCTGTAGCCCCAGCACTGGGCCTCTACAGGGgttccccatccccctctctgCAGGGCACACTCGGCAATTGTTTCCCTGAAACAGGAGCTTAGGAAGGTAGAGCTTGGCCTCTGACACACTCATTGTAGGCCAGCAGAGATCCCTGGGAGGACAGGCCAAAGGCCTGCAGCCTGTGGGGTCTGAGAGAGACAGGTCAGCTGTCCACCTGTGACCCCTGTGGTCTCCACATTACAGTCTCCAGGCTGTGCCGCATACCTTGCTGGGTGTGAGCCACTAGCCACTAGGGCTGATCTCACCTTCTGTGTTTGGACAGCCCTTAGGGACAGGCCACACTTTTGGTTGAGATGCCCTTCATGGGTCCAGCAGCTGTtcggagccatgcaggattctggACCTTGTTTCCTTGTGTCAGGCCCATTTCCTCAAGCTGAACGTCCCGGTTTCTGTAGCTGCTGCTTTGGGACACGGTGCAGTTCCTGGTGCCAGCCTTGCAGTGGGGGTCTCCAGTGCTGAGATGGTGGGTCAGAGGATGGAGGGGGTCCAGCAGCCACCTGCCCCCCTGTTAACCCATTGGCTAGGGAAGAGGTCAGTGggggaagagagcaagaggaagGCTTCCCTTGGTTAGGCTAGCAGCCTGTGGTAGGAGAGAGCAAGGCTGCCATCCTACCTCTCTCTGGGCCCCCTTGCTCAGGATCCGAGCCCTCCGCTGGCCGCCCCCGCCGTACGCCACGGCTCCAATCCCTATATGAGTGAGCAGTAAAATCACATAGGAATAAAAAGCCATAGAGAACAGCGAGGCCTGGGGCTGCTCCTGCTggtcccctccccctggccatACCCTCGTCTCCAGGGGTGTGAGGGGCTCTGGGCCAGGGCTGGCACGCCCTCCCCCTGGGAAGTGTCTCCCTTTCACCTACTTGGGCTCAGGACAGCCTAGCTGGCACATGGTTTGTGACCTGGGGACATGCTGAGGCGAGTCACGTGAGCCAggctctggaggccagggaggtTTAGGGAAGTGGGGAGTAGGCACCCCCTGGATGCAGGGCAccgcttcctttccttctcttactgGTGCGGAGTTTCCTCTGATGGCAGGGTTGTAGTCGGGGGTATGATCCCTACGTGGAGGTGCCTGCACCCTGTTGCTCCTCTGACAACCTCCCTGTTTCAGTCCGTGCCCTTGGGAGTGTGAGTGTTAGCGTGGGTGTCAAGTTTCAGGCAAGAGCAGGACAGGAGGGCCGGGCCTGTGGCAGAAGTGTGAGTGTCTGCCCCgtcctcagtgtgtgtgtgtgtgtgtgtgtgtgtgtgtgtgtgtgtgcgcgcatgtgaGCACACACGTGTGGGTGGCCAGGGGTAGGGGATGGGATGCTGCTTGTGCACTAGGCCACTTACATGCCTGCTGAGGGGTTTGGGTGTGGGTGGGGTCTTGCCAGAGGGCACCCCTGTGCCTCTTTGGCCCTTGCCATATGCCTGTGTTTgtgggggctgggaggccagGGGCTGGATGGGGCCTAATCCATTAGCTTTGCTCATTTGGTATCCCCAAGATGAGAACAGATATGTTTGGCTTCAATCTAGATGACAATATGAGATAGACGCTGCATGGTGAGTGTTCAATAGGACTTATTATTTGCTCCATAAATTCCAATTATGGGTCAAAATAATTGCTCCCATCCCGTGGCTCTTGGCTTCTGTCTCTCCTGGCTCAGGTTCCTCTTGCCCCTGCGCCCACATCATTTCCATTACCTGAAGCTTTCCCTGCCCCACCTGGAGGCTTTTGCCATGCAGGGTGTCCAGCAACCCCCCCACCATGCACACACTGCTGCCACCTTTACAGGCCCTTCTGTTCTCTGTACTTGGCATGAACTAAGAAGAGCTGGGAAGTGGGCCTGGACAGCCCTTAGGTATTGGCTAATCCAAGTCCCTATATTTTATAGCtggagaaatggagagggaaGGTGGCTTGTCTGGGGCTGCCCAGCAAGTCTGCCACAGAACCAGAAGGAGAACCAGGTCGAGACCTGCTTGCCCACACCCTGGGGGGCTCAGAGACCCTGGAGCCCAGAGAGAGCTCAACAAGAGTCAAGGATCCCCTTTTGCCTCCCTGCTGACCCTCAAGGGCTTAGGGATGGTGATGTGACCACACCTGGCCTCGCCAGGGACACAAAACAGATTTATCAGTCCCTTTTTGGCTTTAGATTTCACAGTTCTGCTGCATGTATGATTATGATTTGGTAGAAAACCACTTGGGGTTGGGTGACGGGCTTCTGCACAGCGTGTGTGTCTGCGTCTGTATGCACatctgtgcacatgtgtgtggggATGTGTGCACGCAGCTGTGTGTCCAGCCCCGCATCTGAGCCATGCTCCACTCTGCCCGGGGGGAGGACACACAGTTCGGTGTGGTCAGCCTGCTGGAGAGACAGTGAAACAAGCTGGGCAAAGAAGCTATAAAGGCTGGCAGAGGCCCACATGAAGGGCTTCATGTGCCTGGCTGCGGGGGTCAGACTTCACATGGACGGTGGTGGCAAGCCTCCTGGGATCTTGGCAAGGAGTGGTGCCGGGAGGCTGTTTTAGGACTTGAAGGCTGAGGCCTTCTTTACTGCAGGGATGGGGGACTCTAGGGGGACACGCCAGGAGGTGGAGGAGGTCACACAGGTGAGAGAGAGGTGCATCCTGGGCTGGGGATCCCCTCTCAGCTCCTTTCTGCCTGCCCCTTGGCAGCCTCACCACAGCAGCCTTCTGCCAGTCCAGGTGACCATTTAGGTGTCCAGTTTGGAACCAAGGCTAGAAGCCCTGGCACACCCCTCTCAGGACTTTCAGGGTCTTGTGGATCTGGAAGGCAGAGCAGCTGGGCACCCGGTGGAGGCTTTGGTGAACGCAGGCACCCTGCCCTCATGTAGGCTCTCACAAGGATGGCAGTTAAAAGACCTGGAAGGGGCCCTGCAGTGGGAGTTGGGCCCTAGTTCCTGGTCTTGCCACCATCCTTTCTCTAGGTCTTGCTTTTCCCTTCTGTCTAATGGGGACAACAACATCCCGTCCTGCTCACTGCTCTGGGGAGGTGTCAGCGGTAGACAGATCTGGGTAAGAAAGCTCTGTGGAAGGGGGGTGCCCCAGGAGGGAGGCAAAGAAGGGAGAAGGGCTGGCCTCTTCCAAGGAGAAGCTCAGGGAGCTCTCCATGCAGGGAGGCCCCCTTCTTCGGGGCAGGGCCTGGGTTAGAGCCAGCAAGGCCTTGGTGCTCACTGACGGAGGCCCTCTGGCAGTGGAGTATTGCTCACAAGGGGTGGTCTTTGAGTTTTAAGTGGCTGCTGGTGTCACCGCGCCCTAAGAGGTCACAGAACCAAtgtgggggtgggtgtgtgtcAGCTAGAGCTAGAGTAAGCTGTCCCACCCTGGGAGAGAGCCCTTTCCTGTCTCAGAAAAAataaaggggtgggggagggcagcctGAGATCCCTCTGGGTCTGGATCATGTGTGAGGGATATGATGAGGCCctgactggggtgggggagaactgGCTTGCCTGCAGGCTAGGAATCCCTGGCAGAGTAAGATAATTCAGGGTGTGCTAGGGGAGGACAGGGGTCATGTAGGGCTGGGGGGATACTGacactccactcggtgtagccaatgGCCTGCACGAGAGTGGGGTCCTGGAGCTGTGCGGAGCTGAGTCCAGGCCGGGGCGGGTGGCCTTTTTCCCTgagacagggatgcctggggtcAACTGCTCCCGGGGAATCACTGGGGCCAGTCCCGAGGCTtatcctttcccacttcccctggcTTGGGCTGCCCTTGGGCCTGGATGGGTTGGGCTGTGGCAAACCACCTGGGCCCTTGAGACCTGATGCCCGCAGCTCTGATTCCACCTCTCTGCATGTTGGTCCATCTGGCGTTGTTGCCCACTCCTCCGTGTGAGGGAAGACGCTGAGGGAGAGTTGGGCCCCAGAAACAAGTGCCCCGGTCCTAGGGGGACAAATGCTCCCCGCAGCTTTGCCTTTTGGGTCACTATCTGCCATGACCTTGTACACGGATGGCTCCCTGGGGGTTCAGGGAGATCTAGAACCTGGCCCTGCCCAGACCAGACCACCAGAGGCTGTATCCCCAAGACGCACTCACTGGAGAGCTCCCTGCTGGGCTCTGCATACTCCCaacccttcctgcccctcctccgCAGCCCGCAGAGCCACCCTGCTTGCTTCTCTAGAGAAGTGTGAGCAGCACACTCTCTGTCCCCATGCAGCTCTGCCTCTCCATCCCCAGCTCCAGCTGAGAAGGGGGCGGGGCCCCGGCACTGGCTTCTGCCCCCTTCCATCCActcccacccacctgcccagCTTCAGGGTCTCTGGATCTCCTCGTGGCTTTGGGTCATCTCTAATAACTGCACCTGTAGCCTCATGCAGGAGCCAGGGCTCTGTCTCCACctgttctcttcctccccctgtcCCCTGGCTTCCCTCCCTGTCCAGCTCAGGAAGCTGACCACAGGAGCATCTGAGCTGTGGTCTGAATCCCTAATGTTCACTACTGTGGGCGAAGCTGTCCTGGGGATCCTGTCTTGTGGGAGCTGGTCAGAGACccctggcagagggagaagtgccCCTCCCCATATGTGGCTCCGTGGGTCTGGCGGTCAGGAGCTGGGGGTGAAAACAGCCAGCCTgtggtgggtgtgtgtgggggtgcaGATCACTCCTTCTCTGCCCACACCCCACACCTGGGCAGTGGGAGCAGCCCAGCACATCCCTGACCAGCCCCCGAATCCCAGTGGGGACAGGCACTTTAGGGGTCACAGCCCTGTGGACAGcgccactgtgccacccagcaaCCTCGCAGCCACAGCCCTGCCAGAGGAGGGTTCAATGCCCTGGACTCCAGGACTGGGCACACACTCAAACCTTCAGGTGTGGCTATTCCgggcagcccagcccagcccccgtCCACCCTGTTCAGGCGACCCCACCCCCAAGGGTCCCCGTCAGCCCCAGACCACCCGCAGAAGCCAGGCACCGAGCAGGTTTGCCCCCCTCAGCGGCCAACGGCTGCTCCTCTGCCCTCGGCTCCTGCTGACTGCCGGGGCAGCGGGCACTGTGACTGCTGCGCCCGCTGCCCCGGGCCGGGAGGCGCCGCGCCGGACTGCCGCTGTCCCCACCTGCCCGCCCCCCAGGGCTCCGGCGGCCGCGCCCGGCGTCCCGGCTCCCCGCTCACCTCGGCGGCGCTGTCTCCGCACCAGAGGCACTGCAGTGTGGGAACTGTCCCGAGGAGCCAGTTCTCCGCTGAAACAaagaggtgggggagagagaggggggcagcgggagagggagagggtgagtgaGCGGGAAGGAGCGGAggctggaggggaagagagacGGAGAGGGCGAGGGAGGAGACGGGAGGGAGGGGAACGCGGGGAGATCACGCCCGACTCCCGGGACTGAAGGGCCGGCGCGAagggagaggaagtggggaggggacgGAGGG
The sequence above is a segment of the Meles meles chromosome 20, mMelMel3.1 paternal haplotype, whole genome shotgun sequence genome. Coding sequences within it:
- the GLYCTK gene encoding glycerate kinase, which encodes MAVVLQVLPCVARAPLRPLLMGSPVVRLASGMALAEQAQQLFESTVGAVLPGPMLHRALSLDPGSGLLKVRDRSFQLRQNLYLVGFGKAVLGMAAAAEELLGQHLVQGVISVPKGIRAAMERAGKQEMLLKPHSRVQVFEGAEDNLPDRDALRAALAIRQLAEGLTADDLLLVLISGGGSALLPAPIPPVTLEEKQTLTKLLAARGANIQELNTIRKALSQLKGGGLAQAAYPAQVVSLILSDVVGDPVEVIASGPTVASVHSVQDCLHILNHYGLRAALPRSVKTVLARSDSDPHGPHSCGHVLNVIIGSNALALAEAQRQAEALGYRALVLSAAIQGDVKSVARFYGLLTRVAGAHLTPPGTGASVEEEQQLWELAAELQLPDLQLKEALEAVVGAGGPVCLLAGGEPTVQLQGSGKGGRNQELALRVGAELEQRPLGPLEVLFLSGGTDGQDGPTEAAGAWVVPELASQAAAEGLDVAAFLSRNDSHTFFRCFRGGVHLLHTGLTGTNVMDAHLLFLRPR